From Triticum aestivum cultivar Chinese Spring chromosome 4A, IWGSC CS RefSeq v2.1, whole genome shotgun sequence, a single genomic window includes:
- the LOC123084999 gene encoding activating signal cointegrator 1 complex subunit 2, producing MSSAPPAHQSKPSYQRRPPNPGPRQQPPPQQRYVPKSAAPCAPKPSPPPPLTTALRSSAAPSASGAGSSSSGGGGAADGFVFYLPHDEAVAAGLGGLDAQESQAVVDLLNDALASLLRAKPREFWRQVAQNASLHAFLDSYLQFRHRWYDLPHRGPKGTVAGLVVGELELCRRVFMVLYRISSNKDPGSGPGESLSAKEHTALLQQKKLLDLPKLLDICAIYGHDNGELTSSLVTNAIVVQPNLLDGINTVLPQFLDIFHTMQDRCMDSLQVLSSPGPNVSGHTQLQKDFSEVLDFVNDAIITLDAFADAYQPAALSLCASFERGDRAEELLNTLASLYDLLLPSLLQGFQVMSSSQSNGETSSESILNDIVLGIRMLSKRAVGFGWRLLEFCYLNDQLKEEDVQASTKMFPAKVEDPMIRGEIIVQILKDINREATYSSKGNPGKTFLQALQKEFQLMSRIGDIRNKGWIYMEDEQFQFISRLCGSTVTSWNSVPDLPISSHGGELQQKNEEAAVIESKISQIRDLLPHYGKGFLAACLEAYNQNPEEVIQRILDGTLHQDLLALDTSLQEMPQQQSAPSVAKDKGKGVLVETIPNIANKPHKVEAQSSSVSSASKAPISYLSSVSSASKAPASSVSSVPQGRFTRKTNDDLPNYAVLDSQKAKDAVKSAVLDSQYEYEDEYDDSFDDLGFSVAESSYEEAEGANDAEGSSSGPRWASQKKPQFYVKDGKNYSYKVAGSVAVSNAREAAVLNNTQKDTIHGLGRGGNLPIGGNLPMGVPNRQHRVVEEEEGGHANSFSRGGSNPRGRGRGRRGGWDQGNPAEENENSSGPQSFGRDGRRGGRNHGNLPEVNYGQQGFGRGARRGTRDEDNRPEMNNQQGFGRGARRGAREEDNRPEVNNHPNPQQGFGRGARRGDRDEDNRPEGNNHGQQGFGRGGRRGDRDEDNRPEVNNHGQQGFGRGARRWDRNHDDPVEDNEDGNAAQGFARGGPGPHGGGGRRGGRNHNRRDQALRKHMQGMTGL from the exons ATGTCGTCGGCGCCGCCCGCCCACCAATCCAAACCCTCCTACCAGCGCCGCCCTCCCAACCCCGGGCCGAGACAGCAGCCACCGCCGCAGCAGCGCTACGTCCCCAAATCCGCCGCCCCTTGCGCTCCTAAACCCTCGCCCCCACCACCGCTCACCACCGCCCTCCGATCATCGGCCGCCCCGTCTGCATCTGGCGCCGGCAGCagcagctccggcggcggcggagcggcagATGGGTTCGTGTTCTACCTGCCGCACGACGAGGCGGTCGCGGCCGGGCTCGGCGGCCTCGACGCCCAGGAGTCGCAGGCCGTCGTCGACCTCCTCAACGACGCGCTCGCGTCGCTCCTCCGTGCCAAGCCTCGCGAGTTCTGGCGCCAGG TGGCACAGAATGCCTCTCTGCATGCATTCCTAGATAGTTACCTACAATTCAGACACCGGTGGTATGATTTGCCACACAGGGGCCCCAAAGGGACAGTTGCTGGTTTGGTTGTTGGGGAGCTTGAGCTTTGCCGCCGTGTCTTTATGGTCCTCTACCGCAT ATCATCAAACAAGGATCCTGGATCAGGCCCGGGTGAGTCCCTTAGTGCGAAGGAGCATACAG CCCTTCTACAGCAGAAAAAACTGCTTGATCTACCAAAGTTGTTGGATATATGTGCTATATATGGGCATGACAATGGGGAGTTGACAAGTTCACTG GTTACAAATGCAATCGTTGTGCAGCCCAATTTACTCGATGGCATCAATACTGTCCTTCCCCAATTCCTGGACATTTTCCACACAATGCAGGACAGATGCATGGACTCACTACAG GTGCTCAGTTCACCTGGACCAAATGTCAGTGGACATACCCAGCTTCAGAAAGATTTCTCGGAG GTGCTGGATTTTGTTAATGATGCAATTATTACTCTGGATGCCTTTGCTGATGCTTACCAGCCTGCTGCATTATCATTATGTGCTTCTTTTGAAAGAGG GGATCGAGCTGAGGAATTGTTGAACACCCTTGCAAGTTTGTATGATTTGTTGTTACCATCTTTGCTTCAGGGGTTTCAAGTTATGTCCAGTTCCCAAAGCAATGGAGAGACTTCGTCTGAAAGTATACTTAATGACATAGTTCTTGGCATAAGAATGCTATCAAAGAGAGCTGTTGGATTTGGTTGGAGATTATTAGAGTTCTGCTATTTAAATGATCAACTTAAGGAGGAGGATGTCCAAGCATCTACTAAGATGTTTCCAGCTAAAGTCGAAGATCCTATGATCAGGGGAGAAATAATAGTTCAAATACTCAAGGATATCAATAGAGAAGCTACTTACTCTTCTAAAGGGAATCCTGGAAAGACGTTTCTGCAAGCTCTTCAAAAGGAATTTCAGTTGATGAGCCGGATTGGCGATATTCGGAACAAAG GATGGATATACATGGAGGATGAGCAGTTCCAGTTCATATCACGTCTGTGCGGATCCACTGTCACTTCTTGGAATAGTGTCCCTGATTTGCCAATATCTTCCCATGGTGGTGAACTTCAACAGAAGAATGAGGAAGCTGCTGTCATTGAGTCCAAGATTAGTCAGATAAGGGACCTTCTTCCTCATTATGGGAAAGGTTTCCTTGCCGCTTGCTTGGAAGCCTACAACCAGAACCCTGAGGAAGTTATCCAAAGGATACTAGATGGAACACTTCATCAGGATCTTCTAGCTTTAGATACCTCGTTACAAGAGATGCCACAACAACAATCTGCACCTAGTGTTGCGAAAGATAAAGGCAAAGGCGTACTAGTGGAAACTATTCCTAATATTGCAAATAAACCCCATAAAGTTGAAGCCCAATCTTCTTCAGTCTCATCAGCATCCAAGGCTCCTATCTCATATTTATCTTCAGTTTCATCAGCATCCAAGGCTCCTGCCTCATCTGTATCATCAGTTCCACAAGGTAGATTTACAAGGAAGACCAATGATGATCTGCCCAACTACGCAGTTCTAGACTCGCAAAAAGCCAAAGATGCTGTTAAGTCAGCTGTCCTTGATTCCCAGTATGAGTACGAGGATGAGTATGATGACTCGTTTGATGATCTTGGCTTCAGCGTGGCGGAGTCAAGTTACGAGGAAGCAGAGGGCGCCAATGATGCTGAGGGTTCCTCCAGTGGCCCACGTTGGGCTTCACAGAAGAAGCCACAGTTTTATGTCAAGGACGGGAAGAACTACAGCTACAAGGTTGCTGGTTCAGTTGCTGTATCAAATGCTCGAGAGGCGGCAGTCTTAAACAATACTCAGAAAGATACAATTCATGGTCTTGGTCGTGGTGGAAATTTACCTATTGGTGGAAATTTACCTATGGGAGTTCCCAACAGGCAACATAGAgttgtggaggaagaggagggtggTCATGCAAACAGCTTCAGCAGAGGAGGCTCGAATCcccgtggtcggggcaggggcagaagAGGTGGCTGGGATCAGGGTAACCCAGCGGAGGAGAATGAGAATTCTAGTGGCCCACAAAGTTTTGGCCGTGATGGAAGAAGAGGGGGCAGGAACCATGGCAACCTACCAGAGGTaaactatggtcagcaaggttttGGCCGTGGTGCAAGAAGAGGGACCAGGGATGAGGACAACCGGCCAGAAATGAACAACCAGCAAGGTTTTGGTCGTGGCGCAAGAAGAGGGGCCAGGGAGGAGGACAACCGGCCAGAGGTAAACAACCATCCTAATCCCCAGCAAGGTTTTGGTCGTGGCGCAAGAAGGGGGGACAGGGACGAGGACAACAGGCCAGAAGGGAATAACCATGGCCAGCAAGGTTTCGGTCGTGGTGGAAGAAGAGGGGACAGGGACGAGGACAATAGGCCAGAAGTGAATAACCATGGCCAGCAAGGTTTTGGTCGTGGTGCAAGAAGATGGGACAGGAACCATGACGATCCAGTGGAGGACAATGAAGATGGTAATGCAGCACAAGGTTTCGCTCGAGGAGGGCCAGGCCCCCATGGAGGCGGCGGAAGGAGAGGCGGCCGGAATCATAACCGGAGGGATCAGGCGCTGAGGAAGCATATGCAAGGAATGACAGGGCTTTAG
- the LOC123081706 gene encoding putative cyclin-dependent kinase F-2: protein MDPYGSSSLPLLHHPSRRPLQQPRKFAMAARKRPAAVLDAGHGHATAQHQQSPTCCKRSRASIGSTDDYEKVARLGKGGFGVVHRMRHRVTKKNVAVKFLSSPDVEDLEREARFLEACDGNPYVVGFEGLLCDPATGDTAGLVMEYVEASSLHSLLWDRRSDPPLPESTVRDFMWKLLTGAEKMHGHDRHIVHRDIKPANILVGRNGELVKICDLGLAMSMSGWPPYNRAGTTSYMAPEMILGKKDYDAQVDTWSIGCVFAELLTGKTMFKGYLEDDDEDKTKNDIRQLWSIFCVLGMPDERTWPGFTSLPLTAEALRRLPAGCKYSRLRYSFPEDKLSEEGFQVLQGLLTCNPEKRLTAAAALKHPWFDAPRSAAAAAAAAKVDALSFPKKKTPRIKFIPPAMPQKNLLKIPLAVWNAAQRV, encoded by the coding sequence ATGGATCCATACGGAAGTTCCTCCCTCCCCCTTCTCCATCATCCATCTCGCCGCCCTCTCCAGCAACCAAGGAAGTTCGCCATGGCTGCCCGCAAGCGACCTGCTGCCGTCCTCGACgccggccacggccacgccacggCTCAACATCAACAATCGCCGACGTGCTGCAAGAGGAGCCGCGCCTCCATCGGGAGCACCGACGACTACGAGAAGGTGGCCCGCCTAGGCAAAGGCGGCTTCGGCGTCGTCCACAGGATGCGCCACCGCGTCACCAAAAAGAACGTGGCCGTCAAGTTCCTCTCCTCCCCCGACGTCGAAGATCTTGAGCGGGAGGCGCGGTTCCTCGAGGCCTGCGACGGAAACCCTTACGTCGTCGGCTTCGAGGGCCTGCTGTGCGACCCGGCCACCGGCGACACCGCCGGCCTCGTCATGGAGTACGTCGAGGCGTCGAGCCTCCACTCTTTATTGTGGGACAGGCGCAGCGACCCGCCGCTCCCGGAATCCACGGTGCGCGACTTCATGTGGAAGCTCCTGACCGGTGCGGAAAAGATGCACGGGCACGACCGCCACATCGTTCACCGTGACATCAAGCCAGCCAATATCCTCGTCGGGAGAAACGGGGAGCTCGTCAAGATTTGCGACCTCGGGCTGGCCATGTCCATGTCCGGCTGGCCGCCGTACAACCGGGCCGGCACGACGTCCTACATGGCGCCCGAGATGATCCTTGGcaagaaggactacgacgcgcaaGTGGACACGTGGTCCATCGGCTGCGTCTTTGCCGAACTGCTCACCGGCAAGACGATGTTCAAGGGCTACCTCGAAGATGACGACGAAGACAAGACGAAGAATGACATAAGGCAGCTGTGGAGCATCTTCTGTGTGCTCGGGATGCCGGACGAGAGGACGTGGCCAGGGTTCACCTCGCTGCCGCTCACCGCCGAGGCGCTGAGACGGCTGCCGGCGGGGTGCAAGTACAGCCGGCTGCGGTATTCTTTCCCTGAAGACAAGCTATCCGAGGAAGGATTTCAGGTGTTGCAAGGGCTCCTCACATGCAACCCCGAGAAGCGGCTGACGGCAGCCGCCGCGCTGAAGCACCCATGGTTCGATGCTCCTCgttccgccgctgccgccgccgccgctgcgaagGTCGACGCTCTGTCGTTTCCGAAAAAGAAGACACCAAGGATCAAGTTCATCCCGCCGGCCATGCCCCAGAAGAATCTACTCAAAATCCCACTGGCCGTGTGGAACGCAGCGCAAAGAGTGTAA